The Thermodesulfovibrionia bacterium genome contains the following window.
TCGTTCGGTAAGACGTAACCTCATACTTTGCTGTTTCTATCGGATCTCTGTCCGGGTCTACAAAGCGAAAGCTGAATTTAGGCGAGTGGTAGGAATATTCACTCAACAGGTCGGACATCGCCTGTCTCGTCCGCTCATCACTACGATAGAAGGCGATAGCCTCAACATCCTCTTTCAGGGACTTTAATATCTTGACCGTATGGGAAGAGAGGGTATACCTGCTATCCTTTGTCAAGTCGACCCTCACCTTGTATTTGATCGACATGCCCGCGATAAGCCCGATGATCACTAAAAACACCATGCTCATAATCGCCGTATTAAAGGCATACTTGGTGGAACGCTTGGTGATGAATTCCCTGATTTCCGGAAAGAAGATATAGAAAAACAGCAGCAGCACCAGCAGCCCTACCCAAATCAGCGTCAATGGCAGGTTGCCCATCTCACCGGTTATTGCATAAGTGATTCCCCCAGCCGCCATCAAGAAAATGGACAACAGACCCAATGGCGCAAACAATCCTTTAGCTTTCATTATCTCCACCTCTTCGTTTCTAAACTTCTAAGAGTGAGAAACAGGAATAGCACGATGAAACAAAGGTAGTAAATGATGTCCGTCGAATCCACGACCCCTTTCGACATGCTTTCTATATGCTCGTTAATTGAAAGATAACTGAGAAATCGACCCAGCCCGGCAGATACCAGCGGGGCGGAATAACTTATCAACCAGAAAAAGAACAACATGGCAAAGGATATTGAAGCAGAGACAATCTGGTTTTCCGTCAACGACGAAGTAAAAAGCCCCAGGGAGATGGCTGACGCCCCCAGCAGAACCAGGCCCAAATAACCCGTCCCGATTGGCACCACTTCCGGCTCACCCAGGACAACAAGGAGCACAGGGTAAGTAACCGTCAGCAATATCATGGTTAGCACCACAACGAGGCAGGCCAGATATTTACCCAGCACTACGTCAATATCATTGACCGGGAAGGTCAGAAGCAGTTCGATCGTGCCGGTCTTTTTCTCTTCGGCCAGGAGTCTCATGGTCAATAACGGTGTCATCATCAGCAAAATAATACCAATAGTTCCAAACAGCGGCCTGATCACCGTCTCATTGATATTCAACAGCTGGTATTGCTTTGCCAGCATAGGATCGGACTGGGCCTGATAACTGACAATCGAAAAGGTGGCGGTGAGGTT
Protein-coding sequences here:
- a CDS encoding ABC transporter permease subunit translates to MSIRNVGLILNRELKSYFSSFTVYIVIIMFLLMTGYFFYNLTATFSIVSYQAQSDPMLAKQYQLLNINETVIRPLFGTIGIILLMMTPLLTMRLLAEEKKTGTIELLLTFPVNDIDVVLGKYLACLVVVLTMILLTVTYPVLLVVLGEPEVVPIGTGYLGLVLLGASAISLGLFTSSLTENQIVSASISFAMLFFFWLISYSAPLVSAGLGRFLSYLSINEHIESMSKGVVDSTDIIYYLCFIVLFLFLTLRSLETKRWR